The following is a genomic window from Syntrophomonadaceae bacterium.
TATATCGTCCGTTAGGGGAAACCCATTCTAAATGCTCACAAATTGTATATGCTATCTCTTTACGGCTAAGTAACGAAAACATCCGCACAGTTTCTCGGATGTCCTCCAGTTCCTGTAAGGTAAACTCACGTCCACATAGCAGGACTGGCTCTGATTTGAATATGTGATTCATAGCGGAACCCCCTAAATACATTTGCCCACACTATTATCTCATATCCTGAAAATACTGTCCAGCCCCTTTTTGCGATAAAATTTTTCTCACAAGTACCAAAAACTCCCGACTATCCTGGATAATTAAAATCATGCGTCAGGCCTGAGCAACACAAAAACCACCACCTCTTTTTGAGCGACCCGGATTAGCCCTTGCCGACATACATTTACTTGCCCCGCTCAAAGTGCCGGGAGCGGTCCTGCCATGCCTTGCCTGCATATACTGGCTATAGATAGTAAATATGGCAAAAGAAAGGATGTCTCAAATGCAGTCTGGTTTAACAAGCATCATCATCTTGACCTTTAATGCCCTCCGTTTCACCCGGGAGTGCCTCGAAAGCGTGCGGCGGTTTACCAGTGAACCCTATGAATTGATCTTGGTTGATAACGGGTCGTCGGACGGTACCGCAGAATACCTGCAGCATCTTAACGGCATTAAACTCGTTAGAAATAAAACCAACGGCGGATATAGCCGGGGTAACAATCAAGGCATCGCTCTGTCCCAGGGGGAATATGTGGTATTCCTTAATAATGACACAGTGGTAACCGCTGGTTGGCTGGAGAAGCTGCTTACTTGTCTAAAAAGCGACAGCCGCATCGGCGCGGCAGGGCCTAAAACTAACAGCCTGGGCAATCAGTGGCAAGTAATTAAAAATCCTCCCTACCGTAACATTTCGGAAATGCACCTTTTTGCCCAGGGTTTTGGCGCTTCAAATCCCGCCAAGTGGGAAAACATGCCGTGGCTATCCGGGTTTTGCCTAGTGACCACCCGCCGCTTAATTAACCAAATCGGAGGGTTTGATGAGCGGTTCGGGTTAGGCTTATGTGAAGATAATGATTTCTGCCTGCGAATTAGAAAAGCAGGCTACCGGCTTGTTTGTGCGGGAGATACTTTTATTCACCACTATCTAAGCCAAACTTTCAAAGAAAACGGGATGGACCGCGGCAAAATGTTGCATGAAAACCTGAAAAAACTCAGAGCTAAATGGCCTATAAATTTTTGTTGACAAACCGCATTGCTGATCTTTTTCAAAACTGCCCTCACCTCCGCATGTAAGATGCAAATTTCTTTAAACCCAATCAAAAAGGCGCGGGCTTTAAGATGACCTTAATCCCGCTTCTTCCACCAGTATTTTTTCCAGCCTTTCGGCCCAAGTGTGTGCAGCGTAGTGGCTATGGACAAAAATACGTCCTGCCTCACCCGTTTTACTGCGTAAGCTTGAATTGATTGAGAGCCGCATCAGTTTGACATACCACTCCTTGGCATCACGGGCAAAAAACCCGGTCACCCCTTCTTTAATTACTTCCCGGTTCAGCCCCACCGGGGAAACCACTGCCGGTATCCCTGCAGCCATGTACTGCAAGGCTTTACAGGCGCATTTTCCCTTTCCGGCCACATTGTCCAGGAGGGGCATGACCCCAATGTCTATTTGCTGTAGTTCCTGCAAATAATCCAGGCTCCAACGGCGAAACTCCGCCGGCAATCCCGGTGAGGCACAGGGAAGGTCAGAAATAATGCGAAAGGACCAATTAGCCGAGACTGACCGCAATCTCTTTAATGGATCAATTAAAAGTTTCAGATAGGCCTGGTTAGAAGAGTGTCCGATCCAGC
Proteins encoded in this region:
- a CDS encoding glycosyltransferase family 2 protein, producing MQSGLTSIIILTFNALRFTRECLESVRRFTSEPYELILVDNGSSDGTAEYLQHLNGIKLVRNKTNGGYSRGNNQGIALSQGEYVVFLNNDTVVTAGWLEKLLTCLKSDSRIGAAGPKTNSLGNQWQVIKNPPYRNISEMHLFAQGFGASNPAKWENMPWLSGFCLVTTRRLINQIGGFDERFGLGLCEDNDFCLRIRKAGYRLVCAGDTFIHHYLSQTFKENGMDRGKMLHENLKKLRAKWPINFC
- a CDS encoding glycosyltransferase family 4 protein — protein: MSVSVRVLFLLAGDIKRASSRYRVIQYLPYFKQIVPDVEWSARPSAALIQRARQVDLVFVQKGLLYPDFLKDIRMAGPRLVYDFDDSIFADHDFALKVNEKSYEYRRFQASLQQYHLILAGNNYLGSIAGGFHPRVKIVPTTVDVLTYPVKKKVVPAGKITIGWIGHSSNQAYLKLLIDPLKRLRSVSANWSFRIISDLPCASPGLPAEFRRWSLDYLQELQQIDIGVMPLLDNVAGKGKCACKALQYMAAGIPAVVSPVGLNREVIKEGVTGFFARDAKEWYVKLMRLSINSSLRSKTGEAGRIFVHSHYAAHTWAERLEKILVEEAGLRSS